DNA sequence from the Rubripirellula tenax genome:
CGAAGGTGTTTCGCGATTCTCGGAACTGTACCGATCCGCCTGCGCGGACCTGGCGCTGGCAGACGCCTACCAGTTACCGCCCGGCACGGTGACATACCTGCACCGCTTGGTCGCTCGTTCACACAACCAGCTTTACCGAGCCAACAAATTTGAACCGAGTCGATGGTTCAACACGATTTTCCATGAGGCTCCCCAGCAAATCTTTGCCGATCCATGCGTCCGCATCGCCACGATCGTGTTCTTCGGGTTGTTCGCCCTGTCGATCTACATGGGGCTGAACGAGGATAAATTCCCCGGATTCGCCGAAGCGATGGTGGGCTCGACCCAGCTGGAACAAATGGAAGAGATGTACGAAAAACCGATATCGGGGTCGCTGGACCACTACGTCCCGATGGCCGGTTTCTACATCATGCACAACACGGGCATCGGGCTTCAGTGTTTCGCTTACGGAATATTGATCATTCCGTGTTTGTTCATTTTGGCATTCAATGCAGTCACCTTGGGCACGGTTTTCGGCTACATGGGCCGCGAGGGTGCGGTCGGTGGTGACAATTTTTATCACTTCGTCACCGCTCACGGCCCCTTCGAATTGACAGCGATCGCGTTGTCGGCGGCGGCGGGACTGCGTCTGGGTGTCGGGCTTTTTTACACCGCAGGACTCTCGCGCGCCGATTCGTTGCGAGTTAATGCACTGCGTTCGGTGCCGGTGATGGTTGCATCGGCCATCCTGTTCACGTTGGCGGCGTTCACCGAAGGCTTCCTTTCGCCCAGCCCCGCACCGTACCTGGTCAAAGCGGCTTGGGCGATCATGTCATCGGGCATGATCAGTTTCTACTTCGTCGTTCTCGGGTTTCCTCGCGACGGTTTCACGCGACGTTCGGTCGAGTCCGACACGCCGCGTTCGCCATGGTCGGATGAAGAAGGAGCCATCGATGCAGCTTGATCAAACCCATGTCGTGATTCGTTTGCGATCATTGTCAGAGATCGGTGACTTGGCGATGGTGATGATCCGTCGTTACCCCACATCGCTGTTGATCGGGTTTACCGCTGGCGCACTGCCATGGGCAATCGTCAACGCGATTTTGTTGAGCTGGATCCCGATCGTCGAAGCGGGTTACGGACTGGACGACGAGGAAGCGATGGCTGAAATTTTTCGCTACTTGTCTTGGATGGCAATCCTGGTGATCGCCCAGACTCCCGCGGCCGGTGTGATGACAACCGTCTACTTGGGACAAGCGGTTTTCGAACAAAGACCCACTTGGTCTACCGTTTTTTCCGAAGCCAAGCGGCAATTCGGCCGATGGTTCATGGCGTTGGCGGTGATCCGATTGGCGATTCCGATCATGGTGATGCTGGCGGTCCGCTGGGGGCAACCGGTGTCTGCTTTTTGGGATGTGTTGGTGCCGATCACCGCGCTGATCATGATCACGTTGGTCCGCGCGGCTCGCCCGTTTCTTCCTGAAATCCTGATGCTGGAACAGTGCCCAATCCGGTCGGACGACGAACATGTGATCACGGCTCGCCGCCGATCGAAATCGCTTCACGGCCCGGTCGCCAGCGACATGAGCGGACGGTTCGTTTCGGTCTCGTTCGTAGTGACCGTGCTGTTCTTCAGCGTGTTTTACACGCTGATGTGGGCACGAGGGATCACGATCGGGCAGTGGCAGTTTTTGGATTTGATCGTCTTGCTGGTGATGTATCCGCTGGCCCTTTGGATCGTCGCGGGGTTCAGTGTTCTGGTTCGCTTGCTCAATTATTTGGACACCCGCATCCGTCTGGAAGGCTGGGAAGTCGAATTGTCCGTGCGCGCCGAAGCGATTCGACAATTCGGCGATCAGGTCGACGTCCCCGTCGCCGAGGCGGTGTCATGACCGCCGCACGCCCCCACGCAGCGATGTCGCATCAAGTTGCCGCGTTGGCGATGGTCATCGGGTTAACGATTTCAAACACCACGCAGGCGCAATCGTCGGATACGCGTGCAAAGATCGAAAGCGAAGCGATCGCTGACTCGGTTTGGTATGACTCGGACCAAAATTCGGTCACTCCGGTCGATGTAAAAGTCCGAAAAGACGATTCACTCAATCGTTCGAGCCGATGGTTGCCCAAGCCGGACAAGGTCGCGAAACCAAAGACACCAACGAGCGCGACCAGCGGTGGAACCGGCGTTCTTGGGTCTGGGCTGACGATTGGCAACCTGTTGGGCTGGGGATTGCTGATCACGTTGTTTGCGGCCGCAATCGGGTTGGTGCTTTACACGATGAGCAAGGCGGAACTCGACTTGGCCGGCAATGCCGCATCCCGGCGCGGGTCCGGCCAAGACGGAACGATCGATGAGCAAATGATCCAACGCATGAAGCATCTCCCAGCCGAACTTCGACGCACCGACGTGAACTTACGAACCGAAGCGGAACGATTGATGAAAGAAGGACTGTTCGATCAAGCGATCATCTTATTATTCGGACACCAATTGCTGTCGTTGGATCGTGTCGGCATGCTGCGGCTCAACCGCGGCAAAACGAATCGCAAATATGTTCGCGAAACCAGATCCGCCGATCCCCATTGCGGGGACCAATTACAGCTTACCGTCGATGCGTTCGAACGATCCTATTTCGGTCGGCACGTCATCAAGGAGGACGAATTCGACGCGCTTTGGCAATCCAACTCCGCCATGGAAAATGGCATCGGCGTCCGAATGGGGGCCGCCGTATGAACCGACAATACATCTATTCGCTAGTCGTGTTGCTGCTGATCGCGACG
Encoded proteins:
- a CDS encoding stage II sporulation protein M, whose protein sequence is MNVAILLEKRRVQWSELEALCDAMESRGRTDKAGAAHHRGAEGVSRFSELYRSACADLALADAYQLPPGTVTYLHRLVARSHNQLYRANKFEPSRWFNTIFHEAPQQIFADPCVRIATIVFFGLFALSIYMGLNEDKFPGFAEAMVGSTQLEQMEEMYEKPISGSLDHYVPMAGFYIMHNTGIGLQCFAYGILIIPCLFILAFNAVTLGTVFGYMGREGAVGGDNFYHFVTAHGPFELTAIALSAAAGLRLGVGLFYTAGLSRADSLRVNALRSVPVMVASAILFTLAAFTEGFLSPSPAPYLVKAAWAIMSSGMISFYFVVLGFPRDGFTRRSVESDTPRSPWSDEEGAIDAA
- a CDS encoding DUF4129 domain-containing protein, whose product is MTAARPHAAMSHQVAALAMVIGLTISNTTQAQSSDTRAKIESEAIADSVWYDSDQNSVTPVDVKVRKDDSLNRSSRWLPKPDKVAKPKTPTSATSGGTGVLGSGLTIGNLLGWGLLITLFAAAIGLVLYTMSKAELDLAGNAASRRGSGQDGTIDEQMIQRMKHLPAELRRTDVNLRTEAERLMKEGLFDQAIILLFGHQLLSLDRVGMLRLNRGKTNRKYVRETRSADPHCGDQLQLTVDAFERSYFGRHVIKEDEFDALWQSNSAMENGIGVRMGAAV